A single region of the Cyanobacteria bacterium FACHB-DQ100 genome encodes:
- a CDS encoding DUF29 domain-containing protein encodes MKTELKVSQSELYEADYYLWIQDTLEKLKHQNYSQVDWKNLLDEIEDIEKSERRSLSSNLVIVLLHLLKWQYQIDRRSQSWELSIVEHRIRIEEALEDSPSLKSYLTEILEKQYRKATRLASAETGLSIEDFPAKCPYSIAEVLESSLETFDC; translated from the coding sequence ATGAAGACAGAGCTGAAGGTCAGCCAGTCAGAACTGTATGAAGCTGATTATTATTTGTGGATTCAGGACACACTCGAAAAGTTAAAACATCAGAACTATAGCCAGGTTGATTGGAAGAATCTACTGGATGAGATCGAAGACATTGAAAAAAGTGAACGAAGAAGCCTATCGAGTAATTTAGTGATTGTTTTATTGCATTTACTGAAGTGGCAATATCAAATCGATCGTCGCTCACAAAGTTGGGAATTGAGTATTGTTGAACATCGGATACGAATCGAGGAAGCGCTAGAAGATTCTCCAAGTCTTAAAAGCTATCTTACCGAAATTCTTGAGAAGCAGTATCGAAAAGCAACCCGACTTGCAAGCGCAGAAACTGGATTATCGATCGAAGATTTTCCTGCTAAATGCCCTTACTCGATCGCTGAAGTTCTAGAGAGTAGTTTAGAGACTTTTGACTGCTAA
- the xseB gene encoding exodeoxyribonuclease VII small subunit — translation MNSSPNANAQKSNRSSEPWNYETTVAKVEKILTRIESGELELADVFEEFSAAVEYLRQCESFLAERQKQVDLLIETLTDEAEF, via the coding sequence ATGAATTCCTCTCCTAATGCAAACGCTCAAAAATCGAATCGTTCTTCTGAGCCCTGGAACTATGAAACGACGGTGGCAAAGGTCGAGAAAATTTTGACGCGGATTGAATCAGGCGAATTGGAATTAGCTGATGTGTTTGAGGAGTTTTCGGCTGCGGTTGAATACTTAAGACAATGTGAATCGTTTTTAGCAGAGCGGCAAAAGCAGGTGGATTTGTTGATTGAAACGTTGACCGATGAAGCTGAGTTTTAG